The window GTAAAAAAGAAAGGAAGCGATATAACTGTTTGGCTTGAATTTACTCATTCGGCAGGTGGCTGATGTGGTGGAAGGCAGGTTATTGCCTGCACCCCGGCGGTTCGCTTGGGAAAACCTTCATGCCCGGAGAAGTATCAAAGTACGGTTCTTGAGGATGTTACTATATGGTTTGGTGACAATATTAAACCCGAAAAGGAATATGCAGTTATATCTCTGAAAAAGTTATGGTTCCTAAAAGAGCTGGTAGTCGATGGCGTACAATCGTTTGTCCGGCATGACTGATACCTGTTGCCGGGGCCAATTTATAACCACCCTCGCAGATGTTTTGTAAATGGCATACCCACCCAACGCGTTACACACTATACGCGGTGCCGGGATAGCTCAGTCGGTAGGGCAACGGCTTGAAAATCCGTGTGTCCCTGGTTCGATTCCTGGTCTCGGCACCATTTAGATAGAAAGCCCTTTCAGCAACATGCTGGAAGGGCTTTTTTCGTTTCCTGAATTTGTCCGGTCGTGTTTGCGGACGTTTTTCAATTGCCTGCAGTTATCGTGTGTCGCTCATTGGGTAGGATAATCCTTGGCGGCAATGATGGGGGAGATTCGTTCACGTGTTTGCGCATCTGCTTTTATTGCGTCAGAGTATATCTCTATTCAGTCCGAGCTTTGAAGATCCTATAACCTACCCCAGCCGAAATTATTTAATATCAGAGGAATGACCTACACTGTCGTGAATCTTATACATTGCCTAACGCCTTGTTGTTCTTGATCGCTAACGGCGCTGCCAAAGATAAGCAGGAAACACGTTAACTTCAAGAGGAAGACAACATGGATAACCTTCGGTTTGGCAATAAAAAATTCAATGCTCACAATCCAGCGTTACGGTTGAGGTTACCAAATAATTCACGTATGTCGTATCTGGCAGAAACATACCTCGACAATAGCCCATAAAAATCATCGTACATCGCGTCACCACTTCAAAACATCCCGAAGAATAGACCACCGGGGTAATTTATCACGCTTCATCGCATCACCCAACATCCAGTGGTTATATAGTGCATCAACCACTCCGTACGATTTCTCGTTGAGCAGCCAGGCGTTTATTGCCAGAAGCAACTGTTTATTGTCACGGGCAACAGCATAAACAACGGGTTCTCTGATTACAGGTTTAGGTACTACAAGAGTAAAGGCCGGGTAAAGCAATGTCACAGCAGCACCTTCCTCAGCTAAATCCAGTATTGCATCAACACTATCGAGATTGTTTTCAAGCATCCTCACCTGTTCTTCTCTATTCTGAATGGGCACAATTGTTGCCTTTGGCAGGGCCATTGAAAGCTTGGATAAGTTGCTGATGTTATTTTCAACAGCCACAGTGAAAGACTCTTTTTTAAGTAATATCTCTTGCCAGTTCAGGTAATCATTTCTGTTATGATCTCGTACAATCAGGCCCAAAGATGAGACATAAACTGTCGATGTCAATGAAAATTGATTTGTTTTTTGCCAGGAAACGGACACACTCCGTGTATATACGTCACATGCACTATTATTAAGGAACTGTGCTGCTTCTTGTTCTGATTCGGTTGCTATAAACTCGAGAGGCAAGCCAAATTTCTTTGCAAGCCTGTGCGCCATCTCAATATCAAAACCTACGAGTTGAGAGCGATTCTCATCCGTGAAAAACGATGAAGGATATTCGTCAGGTTGAAAACACACTCTCAACACCCCTCTTTCAACTATCTGCTCAGAATTTGCTGGTTTTGCATCTGTTTCAGTGACACCACCGTCATGGTCGTATCTGATAGTGAACGGTTGAGGAGTACCCCAAAATTGCATACTCTGCAGGGCTTTGTCCTTGGTATAATGAACAACAATAAAGGTAGAATATAACCAGCGAACTCCGAGTAAGATTGCAGTAATGAGCAAGATACTTATGACAGTCACCTGTACAAGCTGGCGCCAGTTGAAATAGGTTCTTCGTAACAACAGCATGGTACCGATCAAACCAATTGTTGCATATTGCATCGCAGATAACAGCGTTCCAAAACGTGAGGTTATTACATCAACAGAGACGAAGACCTGAAAAAGATCTGCGGGGAGATGCATGAGGTCCAGCAAAAACGGTATAGTCTTTATTGTGCCAGCAAACAAAGCGGGTACTCCGGCAGCAAAGAGCAGAGGATAGGAAGATGCAGAAACCTCCGAACCGATATACCACCCACCGAAAAGAAGAAATGATAGTGAGAGTACCCCCATGACACTGGGGAAAGTATAAAAGGTCGGGATTAAGACTTCGACCGATGAATCAGCATCATCCGGCGAAACTGATGGTAATTCGGCCGCATTGATAATTTTTTTACACTGCTCTATGAGCTGAGGTAACACAATTAGAGAACTCCCGGTTGCAAAAGCAGTGATTAAAGGAGTTCGCAGTTCGGAGATGATTCGTCGATAACGAAAGGGTGTAAAAACTGTAATCAGTCCAGGTAAAACAAAGAGGGCCAGAATGAGGCAAATTGCTGAGTAAATAACAACATACACCTGCAGTCGAGCAAAGTCCGCTACATCCGTTGTTCCTGCCATATCTGCCATAAGTGCAAATACGCCTATCGGACTGAGTTTTGAAATAATGGAGGTGATCTTCATGGTAGCCTGTTGAATCAACGTCAGGGGCTCCAGTACCTTTATTTTCTGTGAAAGTCCAATAAGAGCAATACCAAGCAAAATACTAAAGATAACAATGGCAGGAACAGCACCTTCGGCATAGGAGCTAAAAGGGTTTGAGGGAATGAAAAGTCGCTGGAAATCAAATGGAACTGGCTCAGTAATTTGACTTGTACTGAAAAACGACGATGTAATCCAGGAAGGAAATGCTATTGGAATGAGTATCACCAATGAAACCGCTATCGCCCAGATAACGAGCAGGATGCTTCCACCCTTGATAGCCAGAGATTTCACCTCCTCATAGTGGAGAGATCCTATTCCGGTGATCAATGCCAGAGAAATGTAAGGGATTACTGTGATCTGTAATAATTGAATAAAAACTTCACCTACAATTTTCAACCACCCCACTTGTTCACCAAAAAATAGACCAGTGATAATACCCAAAAAGACGCTGAGTAAAACCTGTTCGGGCAGACCAAAGCGAAGGGTGGCAGAGGGGGGGGGAGTTGGCGGCATATTGGAATTACTCATGGGTGTATTTTCCCTTGACTTGTTGAACCGACATTCTGTGATACAGGGTGAGCTAGTAAATTAAATGGTCGTGGGTGATCAGAAGAGATCAGACTTTACTAGCATACGTAATTGACGACTCTAATTTCGATCGAAGAATTTGACACCATGAAATGTTGAACAAAAAACTTTACAGTAAATCGATTTATTTTTTATCATCCTCTCGTTTGCAAACCTAGTCGAAGATCATGACTAAATACGTAACAAAAAGAATCAGATGAACCACTCCATGAATTATATTTGTCTTGTTACTGGAAAAGGTCACGATAGAAACAACCAATGTTGTGATTAGTAAAACCATGTCCACCTGACCAAGACCAAGAACCACTTTGCTGCCGGTCGCAAGACCAATCAGCAAAATTGCCGGTACAGTCAAGCCTATAGTGGCAAGGGCCGAGCCAAGGCAAATATTGACTGAACGCTGGAGTTTATCAGAGGTGGCTGATTTAATGGCCGCAACACCTTCAGGTGCAAGAACCAGCACCGCAATCAAAACACCTCCAAGGGCCATTGGAGCATTGTATGCTACAATCTTGTAATCGATAATCTTTGCCATGTTTTTTGAAAGTAAAACGATAGGCAGCATATTGAGAAGCAGCAGACACGCGTGATATGGCACTGAGCGAATAACCAGGTTGCCATGGTCATGCTCACCTTCCGGGTCACCACCTGGTATCATAAAGAACCCTTGATGACGCATGGTCTGTATTGCCAGGAAGGTACCATAGAGTGAAACAGAGGCAAGAATACCAAAAATCATCTGAGTAGTAGAATATGTCCCCCGTTCAGTGGCAAGGGTAAAATCTGGCAGGATGAGGCTCAGAACCGATAGTGGAATGAGAACAGTGAGGAAGGTATTGGCACCCTGAAGATTATGGACTTGTTCTAAATGGCGTAAACCTCCACAAAGTAATGAAATGCCGATCAACCCATTGAGTACTATCATCAATACAGCAAACATCATGTCGCGACCGAGGGTCGGGTTTTGATCCCCTGTTAGCATAACTGCTGAGATCATCACAACCTCGATACTGATTACTGAAAGTGTAAGAATGAGTGTGCCATAGGGCTCACCAAGCTTAATTGCCAGGCAGTCAGCATGTTTGACCACACCAAAAGACAACCACAGCATGATAAGGAAAAGCCAGAAGAAAAAGGCTGTTGGTAAAACCGCACCTGACATGTTGGTCAGCGAGGCCTTGCCCAAAAGTAGAAAACAGGCAAGAGTTATCAAACCAGCCAGTAGACCAACTTCTTCCTTTACGAACTTACCTAACGTATCTCTGTTCATCCTACTCCTAACTTGCTTTTGAATTATATTTAAATAAGTAAAAGCTTGAAGCACCCGTAGAGATATAGACCTACATGAAGTCTTTGATAGATAACCAACAGCAATACACTTTATCGTAATGATAGAGGCTATTATTTGTAATGTAAACTATTTAAGCAAATCTGAAAATTCACTCGAGTTCCTGTTACGGTTCACTTAATGCGTATTGGAACAGTTGTTCCATCAACGGCAAAGGGCTGTGGACAATTCCACTTTGGTGTCAACCACCCTGATCAAGCCTAAACAGCCCCTCTGTAGGAGAAGATCTATCTGAGCATGTGCCAGCCTGTCAGGAGAATCCTCACCGCCTGGATTGCAGTTTTTTAAAAGAGCCGAGGGGATAGATTGTTTCTCTGCTTATAGAATGTTACGGTTATAGAACCGACTCAAGCAAACGGTTGGGCAACCTGAGCTATTGCAGATGCGTAGAAGATCTACAGAAATATAAATGGTGAGAAGAGGGGTGGGCTATGAGAATTCTTGATACCGGCGGAATTAAGGAACTGATGTTAGGTAGTTTCGTGGCTGCAGTATGTTTTGGTGCTCCCGCATTGATGAAATATACGTTTCCTGATCCTACGGCAATACACGAAGTTGTGAATGAAATGCCGTTTCTCGGTTGTCTGATTGTTGGTTTAACGTTTCTCAGATTGTTGCAGCGTAAGAAGAATCTCGAAAAAGATGCAGAAAATAATTAGTGGGATCAGGTTCTTGGTGACCCCGCATTGAGTGAGAATAACCGGCACTCTTTAAAGGATAGAAGAGACTACTTGCAAATCAGGCATTACAACAGTGTTGCGCCCCAAGTAAGGTACCGGAATGTTTCCCCCAAATTATGTAATGTTCCTGTAAGAACATACATTCATCAAAGCAAAACAGGCAAAACAGGCAAAACAGGAACATCAATTGATTGCTAAATAATTTTCACGATAACTATGGTAATATCATCCGCTTGAGCGACTCCTGAGGTAAAACTGTTATGCTCCTGAATGATCTGGTCAAGAATGTTCTTCGCTGTTTGAGTTGAATGTTGTCGGACTATATTTTGCATGCGTTCTTTACCAAACATTTCATTATCTTGGTTGCAGGCTTCATAGATACCATCTGTTGTCAACAGAAGAACTTGATGAGGTGCCAGGCTCTCGAATTGCTGCTGATGGTAGTCATAATCCTTATCAATACCGAGTGCGAGACCGGGGCCTTTCAACTCCGTAAAGAGATCGGTAACCGGGTCGTACAGAACTGCGGGGTCGTGCCCGGCGCGAACCCACTCCATGCTCGTATGACACCGATCCAGAGTAAGATAAAACAATGTCATGAACCTGCCGTTTTTTTCCATATCTTCGGTCAAATGTCGATTCATGGCCATCACTATATCCTTCACTGCTCCTTGCTGTGACGCCCGCATCCTAAGAAATGCTCGAGCACTTGCCATCAGAAGAGCGGCATCAACGCCATGTCCGCTAATATCGCCTATGATTATCGATAAAGATCCATTCCCCGTTGTAGATTCGGGTAAATAATCGAAATAATCACCACCCACCTCATCACAGGGGAATGTTTTTCCTGCGATATCGAGGCCGTCAATAATGGGATCATCCTCAGGCAAGAGGCTCTTCTGCACTTCTGCCGCAAGTTGAAGAGCTTTTTTCTTCTCATGAATATCGATCACAATACCCTGGTGGTAACGGGTTCCTGTAGAGGGGTCTTCGAAAATTGAGGTGCGATCCTCGATCCAGCGAATATCACCATTGCCGGTGATAATACGATATGTCTGAGAGTAGCTCTCTATCCCTTGTTTTACAAAATCCTGTATTTCCTTTAGAGTTCTCGCTGAATCTTCATGATAGACAATATCCCTGAACATGATTTTTCCCACCAGAAAGTCTTCTGCATGATAACCAAAGCACGAGATGTTTGGAGACACATAGACCATTTTACGCTTTTTGGGATCATCGGCTGCCAAACGACGAAAGAGGATGGCGTTACTGTTTTCAAGTATAATTTCAGTCAGTGATAACGCGCCTAAGTTTTCGACTTCCTGCTCTTTGGATTTCAGTCGATGAGTCAACTCCGCAATCTCTTCTCGCAGGGAACGGTTTATGGATTCAAGGGTGCTGCATTCTTTATCCGAGGTCATTATCAGTTGCTCCAGAAGCCTGTATTGTCAATTTCCGTTTCATTAGAAGGGGGCTAGCCGCCTGCTATAAACAGGTTAGAGCACCTTCTGGCCCAGATCAAGTCCTGTATTTCACTAAGTTTACTGCTAAACCAGGTTCTATTTTTGCGAAAAATGAGACACTCAATCATGTAACGAGTTATTAACCAGGAGCCTGTCGGAGAAAACCCTTTTCCCCAAGTCGGCATTATAAATGGAAAATTAATGCTTGTAATATCAGCCATATGGTCCGGCATGATCTGCCACCCCCCTCGATGTCTCGATCTGTGCAATAATTGCAATTCTCCGACAGGCTTCGAGTAAAGTGAACAGGTAGAGACCAGAGGAATTCACTCAATATCCTCCAGAGGCTTTTTTTTGAACTTGTGGTGTCTGAGCCTGAGAGAGAAATCAAAGATGATGCATCGTTTGAAAATGCTTTTCTTGATAAACGGGAAAGCCGATTTTGCTGTGGTCGATAGCAGTAGTAGTTTTGCAGTATCAATGTAATCAGGAATTTTTGTGCAGGATTAGGATTCTCAGGTCCCACTCCGGTCGTCTGGAGGTTGAAGGACAACTTCTGCAAATAGCATTTGAATTGTCATCGTGCGGAGCAGACACTGCAACTGTGGCGCAAAGAAGCTGTAAAACTGGTGCTGGAGCCGGGTAAAGGCGGCTGACATAATGAATGATTCAGTCAGGCAGGGAGCAAAGAGACGGGAAGGAGGCAAACCTTACCAAGATCTCTGGGGAGAGGCGTTACACCAAGACAAAAATTGTGTTGGGTGAAAATCAGCTTGGCGCGGTGCGGATGCATGAGGAAAAATCAGGACTGTAATGAACTACGAACTCTACGCAGTCTAACCAATTGCTGGCCTTTTTCCATGTGGTTTATACCGCTCCGGTATGGGAAAAGATACTTCTCCATCTATCTGAAAATTGGTGCTATTATTTTAAATCGGTTGGTTGTGTATTGCTTATAAAGACATGGATGAGACAAAAGTCAAAGGGGTTTCGTATCCTGTATGTTCTCTGGTCCAGCTTCAGCGTATCCATTGAGATTTTGATCCTGCGAGGAATGCGGGGACGTGGGCCCATGTTCTGTGTGTGGCACAGTTTCACGTAACCTTGATTTTGACTTGTTAGTTGTGACGTTGGGGATGTCGAGTATTTTGGAGGAAACTAACCAAGAGGAGAAGAAAAAATGATCAGTGCGTGCAATAATATCCGGCCAAATCTTGTTGGAGATTATCCAGAAATTGATCCCACGGCTCTCATAGATCCATCAGCACAGATAATAGGGAACGTAAAAGTGGGCAAAAATGTATTTGTTGCTCCGTTGGCTGTAATCCGATCTGATGAACCGGGGCCTGATGGTAAAGTTAGCCCAATCATTCTGGGGGAGGAATGCAATATTCAGGATGGTGTCATTATCCACAGTCACGGTGGCGATATTGTCAGTATAGGGGAACGTTCTACCGTGGCCCATGGCGCGGCTATTCACGGGCCTTGTGAGGTGGGAATAGGGTGCTTTATTGCCATGCGCAGCACAGTGTACAGCGCAAGCCTGGAAGCAGGTGTGTGGGTGGGGATGAACGCGACCATAATGAAAACGACTCTTGAGGCTTACACCTATGTACCCGCCGGTGCGGTAATTCGATCAAACCGTGACGCTCTTGATCTCCGTCTGGTCTCTGAAAAGGAAAAGACGTATATGGACAATGTCTTGCTGGCAACGAATCGGTTGCGGGAGGATTACCGACGGATGCTGACAGCCAGGTCTGCTGGCTAATTACAACCTGGATGGCCCGGGCCGTTACTCCTGTCGGGAGAGGCCTCCTGAGTGTATAACAGTGAATGAGTATCGGGGGCCCGCTTCATTGTGGCACAAATCTAATGGGTGGGGATTTGGCCCTGTCTTTGTCTGGTGTCTTCCTGGGTTAAGTTACCCGGGCGTGTTGCTCGTTTGGAATTCAAATAGGAATGACAATCCTCGGTGCCAATGTTGGTTGAAGATTCGCTCACGTGTTGGCTCATCTGCTTTTATTGCGTCAGAGCACATCTCTATTCAGTCCGAACTTTGACGACCCTATACTCACTTCTGTTGAGATGATTTACTGTAAGAGAGGGAATGAACGATACTGTGGTGGTATATCTCATCAGACTGATAACTTCACAGCCAGATTGCAGGGTGCGCCCGACAGACGACTACTGTTAATGTTCTTATATCGCAAGACATAAGCTTGAACTTGTGTTCCTCTGGCTAACCTGAGATGTTAGCCAGGTGTACAGAGCAGACAAGATGGCTGCGCGAAGAGAGAACTGAAAGAATTGAACGGGAAAAACTTTATCTTGAACAGGAGTCTCCCTGGATCATATCTGAGTCGATCCTCCCAGTTATTTTGAATATGTACATCTCAACAATAAAAACATTCGACAGCAAACAAATAGAGAACAGGAAAATGATAATTACACGAATGGAAACTAAACAGCGGATGAGTAGGATCGTTATCCATAACGGTACAATCTATCTCTGCGGTCAGGTGGCGGAAGACGCGAGCATGGGTATCAAGGAACAGACTGAAACGATGCTTGCCAAAGTTGATTTTCTCCTTGAACAGGCTGGAAGCGACAGAAAACATATCCTCTCTGCCACCATCTATATAAAATCCATGGAAGATTTTGCCGAGATGAACGAGGTTTGGGATAACTGGGTCCCTGAGGGGCACGCACCGGCACGTGCCTGTGTGGAGGCGTCTATGGCAAGAGACGCGTTGCTGGTTGAAATCTCCGTTGTAGCGGCTGTTGCAAAATAGCAGTTTTAAAGGTTAGGATCTTACCTGGCAGTTAGAGTTGAGCAATAGTGTCCTACCCCGGCCCGAACGATTTTGATCATCATATCAAAGATCCTTGAGGGTTGGCGGTGTTGGAAGCCAGGGCTCACCAGATTCTGCCATCTGGTAGCCGAGATCGAATAATTGACGCATATAGTTGGGGTCAAATATTTCACTTGGTTTCTCATTAAAATCAGCAGGTATGAAAGCCAGATTGTAATTCAGTCCATCCCTCACCGCGCCATAATATAATCTGTACATGTCGCCGATACCTTGGGTGCGGATGAGTGAGGTAATTGCGCTACCTGCAATTGGAATGATTTTGGGATCAATGGGTTGCATTTGGGGGTACAGGCGGGCATTACGTATCAGATATAGATTGGGGGTGCCTTTGATTTCAAGCTTCCCAATCACTGTTGACCACTTAACGCCCACCGGATAGAGGAATATCTGGGTTGTTGTACCACCATCGACATGAATTTCGTCATAGCGCTGCCCGTTTGCTTCGACCTCGATAAAAATGGGTGGGAAGGCCGCTGGTATTGACGCAGATGCCAGCAACACTTTATGGATCAATTCTGATGCCTGTGGATGGCCGCTGGCCGCAATTTCGGTAATGTTCCAGATAACCGGCCTTCCCGCCTCCAGATTGGTTGTTCCGATAAACAGCTTGCGCCCTTTGGTATTCTCTGTCGCAATTGCGTCTACGACTTTTTGATCTATGTATTTCTTGATTTGAGCGTAAATCGGTTCGTTCCCCATCGCGGCGTCCCCCGATATGATCGAGAGGATTGAACGTCTTCTCAAGAGATCTTTCGTTGACAGGGTGGTGTAAATTTCTTCGAGTTGCGCATCGTATTCCGGACCCAGAAATGCAAAAGGTGCGGTGAGAGCTCCTGTACTCACACCGGTCACGATGGTGAATTCTGGGCGTGTACCGGTGGCTGACCAGCCCACGAGCAGTCCTGCTCCAAAAGCTCCCTCGGCTCCTCCACCAGAGATTGCCAGATAATTGTGTTCTCTCCCCATTATGCCGCTGAAGTCATCTGCGAGTTCTTCCTTGGAGAGTGTTTGCCACCTGTCAGCCCAGGGCGGTGGCAAATCGCCCCAGAACCTACCTTTGAGGGGTATTCCTGGGATCTGGGCCAGTCCTTTGAAATCAGATGGCAACGGTTGGTGGGGCGTTACTGAAGCACAACCGGCAACAATACTCATGGTCACTACAATGAGTATCAGGAGGTTTCCTTGTATTTTCATAATCTGATCTTTAAATAATAATTCATCTATCAAATTGTTATGGTTTGATTTTCTAGGGAATGTCTTTCTGCTTCTTGCGTTTGGCTGGGTCGCTGTCAACTCCCAATACAGGACTGTGATTTCGGCGGGCAGTTTCCACGGACAGGGTTGGCATCATGTGATCATTGCCGTCTGCGAGAACATCAATGTGGCGTTTATTCCTTGATTGTTGTGTATGCACCGGGCCCACGTCGGGGTAAGAGTTGAACTCATACCAACCACGAAACCACGCTTTATGTACTCACGATAGATGCAATGAGCACACAAAGTCTAATAAAAAAATCTGAGGAGACTCTGGCGGAGGTTGAATAAAACGGACACCAGGGGAAAAAATGCCAACGGCAATGGAGGTGTCGCTAAACGCTGACCATCAGACCTTTCTGTTCAACGATTCCAGGTGGTCGTGTTCACAGAGCTACCACCAGGCAAAAAGGGATTTACCCAACCTGCCGCAGTTGCAGGAGCTGAAACCATGAGGCTGCCAGTTACGGCTCACAGCAATAATGACATGTCATTGCTATTGATATCGCCAGATTCGCTTACAAGCAGTCTCGCAAGGCCCTCGCTCATACATTCGGACTGCATGGTGTGGAGGGCCTCATTAGCCCGGCATTTCAATCACCTGTCTGCCTCGTTTGCCACTGACTTTTGGTATCTCAGACTCGCCTATAACTCTCTTCGTCTGAGATTGGATACCTTTTAACAGGCGGTGGCTACCGGCCAGTATGATTTTCATCGCGGAAAGGGTGATGGTGTTGCCTGCGTATGGAAAATAAGCAGGCCGCAACCCATATCCGAGTTGTCTTCTCTCGATGGCATTGACATTGGACACGG of the Desulfosediminicola ganghwensis genome contains:
- a CDS encoding cation:dicarboxylate symporter family transporter, with the protein product MSNSNMPPTPPPSATLRFGLPEQVLLSVFLGIITGLFFGEQVGWLKIVGEVFIQLLQITVIPYISLALITGIGSLHYEEVKSLAIKGGSILLVIWAIAVSLVILIPIAFPSWITSSFFSTSQITEPVPFDFQRLFIPSNPFSSYAEGAVPAIVIFSILLGIALIGLSQKIKVLEPLTLIQQATMKITSIISKLSPIGVFALMADMAGTTDVADFARLQVYVVIYSAICLILALFVLPGLITVFTPFRYRRIISELRTPLITAFATGSSLIVLPQLIEQCKKIINAAELPSVSPDDADSSVEVLIPTFYTFPSVMGVLSLSFLLFGGWYIGSEVSASSYPLLFAAGVPALFAGTIKTIPFLLDLMHLPADLFQVFVSVDVITSRFGTLLSAMQYATIGLIGTMLLLRRTYFNWRQLVQVTVISILLITAILLGVRWLYSTFIVVHYTKDKALQSMQFWGTPQPFTIRYDHDGGVTETDAKPANSEQIVERGVLRVCFQPDEYPSSFFTDENRSQLVGFDIEMAHRLAKKFGLPLEFIATESEQEAAQFLNNSACDVYTRSVSVSWQKTNQFSLTSTVYVSSLGLIVRDHNRNDYLNWQEILLKKESFTVAVENNISNLSKLSMALPKATIVPIQNREEQVRMLENNLDSVDAILDLAEEGAAVTLLYPAFTLVVPKPVIREPVVYAVARDNKQLLLAINAWLLNEKSYGVVDALYNHWMLGDAMKRDKLPRWSILRDVLKW
- a CDS encoding calcium:proton antiporter; its protein translation is MNRDTLGKFVKEEVGLLAGLITLACFLLLGKASLTNMSGAVLPTAFFFWLFLIMLWLSFGVVKHADCLAIKLGEPYGTLILTLSVISIEVVMISAVMLTGDQNPTLGRDMMFAVLMIVLNGLIGISLLCGGLRHLEQVHNLQGANTFLTVLIPLSVLSLILPDFTLATERGTYSTTQMIFGILASVSLYGTFLAIQTMRHQGFFMIPGGDPEGEHDHGNLVIRSVPYHACLLLLNMLPIVLLSKNMAKIIDYKIVAYNAPMALGGVLIAVLVLAPEGVAAIKSATSDKLQRSVNICLGSALATIGLTVPAILLIGLATGSKVVLGLGQVDMVLLITTLVVSIVTFSSNKTNIIHGVVHLILFVTYLVMIFD
- a CDS encoding PP2C family protein-serine/threonine phosphatase → MTSDKECSTLESINRSLREEIAELTHRLKSKEQEVENLGALSLTEIILENSNAILFRRLAADDPKKRKMVYVSPNISCFGYHAEDFLVGKIMFRDIVYHEDSARTLKEIQDFVKQGIESYSQTYRIITGNGDIRWIEDRTSIFEDPSTGTRYHQGIVIDIHEKKKALQLAAEVQKSLLPEDDPIIDGLDIAGKTFPCDEVGGDYFDYLPESTTGNGSLSIIIGDISGHGVDAALLMASARAFLRMRASQQGAVKDIVMAMNRHLTEDMEKNGRFMTLFYLTLDRCHTSMEWVRAGHDPAVLYDPVTDLFTELKGPGLALGIDKDYDYHQQQFESLAPHQVLLLTTDGIYEACNQDNEMFGKERMQNIVRQHSTQTAKNILDQIIQEHNSFTSGVAQADDITIVIVKII
- a CDS encoding carbonate dehydratase, which translates into the protein MISACNNIRPNLVGDYPEIDPTALIDPSAQIIGNVKVGKNVFVAPLAVIRSDEPGPDGKVSPIILGEECNIQDGVIIHSHGGDIVSIGERSTVAHGAAIHGPCEVGIGCFIAMRSTVYSASLEAGVWVGMNATIMKTTLEAYTYVPAGAVIRSNRDALDLRLVSEKEKTYMDNVLLATNRLREDYRRMLTARSAG
- a CDS encoding RidA family protein, with amino-acid sequence MITRMETKQRMSRIVIHNGTIYLCGQVAEDASMGIKEQTETMLAKVDFLLEQAGSDRKHILSATIYIKSMEDFAEMNEVWDNWVPEGHAPARACVEASMARDALLVEISVVAAVAK
- a CDS encoding patatin-like phospholipase family protein, with protein sequence MKIQGNLLILIVVTMSIVAGCASVTPHQPLPSDFKGLAQIPGIPLKGRFWGDLPPPWADRWQTLSKEELADDFSGIMGREHNYLAISGGGAEGAFGAGLLVGWSATGTRPEFTIVTGVSTGALTAPFAFLGPEYDAQLEEIYTTLSTKDLLRRRSILSIISGDAAMGNEPIYAQIKKYIDQKVVDAIATENTKGRKLFIGTTNLEAGRPVIWNITEIAASGHPQASELIHKVLLASASIPAAFPPIFIEVEANGQRYDEIHVDGGTTTQIFLYPVGVKWSTVIGKLEIKGTPNLYLIRNARLYPQMQPIDPKIIPIAGSAITSLIRTQGIGDMYRLYYGAVRDGLNYNLAFIPADFNEKPSEIFDPNYMRQLFDLGYQMAESGEPWLPTPPTLKDL